The proteins below come from a single Saccharophagus degradans 2-40 genomic window:
- a CDS encoding glycoside hydrolase family 108 protein: MTIDEMVNTILAHEGGFVNDPDDRGGATNFGVTQLTYAKWLGRPASIADVKAMDIETAKEIYLANYYYKPRINGLPDEIQPLTFDCAINHGPIRAMKFAQTVVNLAGFGLITVDGVCGPETMRRVKAAHAEMGNYFINAMVDERVNFYEAIIERDASQARFRNGWLKRAESFRVPV, encoded by the coding sequence ATGACAATTGATGAGATGGTCAACACTATTCTTGCCCACGAAGGCGGGTTCGTAAATGACCCAGATGATCGGGGCGGCGCAACTAACTTTGGGGTAACACAGTTAACCTACGCCAAATGGCTTGGTCGCCCAGCCAGCATTGCAGATGTTAAAGCAATGGATATTGAAACTGCGAAAGAAATCTACCTTGCCAACTACTACTACAAGCCGCGTATCAATGGCTTGCCCGACGAAATACAACCCTTAACTTTTGACTGCGCCATTAACCACGGGCCAATTCGTGCCATGAAGTTTGCTCAAACGGTAGTGAATTTAGCGGGTTTTGGGTTAATTACTGTGGATGGCGTGTGTGGCCCAGAAACCATGCGCAGAGTAAAAGCAGCCCATGCTGAAATGGGCAACTACTTTATTAACGCCATGGTAGATGAGCGGGTGAATTTTTATGAAGCGATTATAGAGCGCGATGCATCACAGGCGCGCTTTAGAAATGGTTGGTTAAAACGTGCGGAATCGTTCCGCGTACCTGTGTAG
- a CDS encoding antibiotic biosynthesis monooxygenase family protein codes for MYAVIFTATTNPLDDEYSQTAAKMRDLAFSKYGCLELNSVCQGDQEITVSYWPTLAHISAWQADPAHRAAQALGKQKWYKAYSVQVTHIERQYQQKC; via the coding sequence ATGTACGCTGTTATTTTTACCGCCACTACCAACCCGCTTGACGATGAATACAGTCAAACCGCAGCAAAAATGCGCGACCTAGCGTTTAGCAAGTACGGTTGTTTAGAGCTAAACAGTGTTTGCCAAGGCGATCAGGAAATTACTGTTTCCTATTGGCCCACTTTAGCGCATATTAGCGCTTGGCAAGCAGACCCCGCCCACCGTGCGGCGCAAGCACTTGGCAAGCAAAAATGGTACAAAGCATACTCAGTACAAGTAACGCATATTGAGCGCCAATATCAGCAAAAATGTTAA
- a CDS encoding CsgG/HfaB family protein, whose product MKIVTTGLMVALLCSCASQDPRLKDVEPTISEQQQREAQAKLLEAQATKTLALKRKIAVGRLSNETSYGKSLLGSSKNDVLGEKVSDMFVQSLANSGNYLIFERPDLELLENEARLTGETVNLIGVDTLVIGSLTQFGRNTTGESGFLSSSKKQEATATVDLRLVETKTGRVFASVTGTGSSSTETARTMGFGSVAGYDGSINDQAIGAAVNAAVEKLNKIMLEKTWSADVLAVEEGQVFISGGKHQGIKTGMNFDVFTKGKAVKSSTTGSVITLPGKKVAAIKIEGLFGDSELEEGAFGSVTEGSVSGLDVSTLEVREKK is encoded by the coding sequence ATGAAAATAGTCACTACTGGCCTTATGGTTGCACTGCTATGCAGTTGTGCATCGCAAGACCCAAGGTTAAAAGACGTAGAGCCAACCATTTCTGAACAGCAACAACGCGAGGCACAAGCCAAGCTATTGGAAGCTCAGGCCACTAAAACACTCGCGCTAAAACGCAAAATTGCCGTTGGCCGCCTATCTAACGAAACAAGCTATGGCAAAAGCCTATTGGGCTCGAGTAAAAACGATGTGCTAGGCGAAAAAGTTTCCGATATGTTTGTGCAATCGTTAGCGAACAGCGGCAACTACTTAATTTTTGAACGCCCAGATTTAGAACTACTAGAAAACGAAGCTAGGCTTACCGGTGAAACCGTTAATTTAATTGGCGTAGACACGCTGGTTATTGGCTCGCTCACTCAGTTTGGCCGCAACACCACCGGCGAGTCTGGCTTTTTATCGTCGTCTAAAAAACAAGAAGCCACTGCTACTGTCGATTTGCGCTTGGTAGAAACTAAAACAGGCCGCGTGTTTGCGTCTGTTACCGGTACTGGCTCATCCTCCACCGAAACCGCCCGCACTATGGGCTTTGGTTCTGTAGCCGGTTACGACGGCAGCATTAACGACCAAGCAATTGGCGCAGCTGTAAACGCCGCAGTAGAAAAGCTAAATAAAATCATGTTGGAAAAAACATGGTCTGCAGATGTGCTAGCCGTAGAAGAAGGCCAAGTATTTATTAGTGGCGGCAAACACCAAGGTATTAAAACCGGCATGAACTTTGATGTTTTCACCAAAGGCAAAGCGGTTAAATCGTCTACTACGGGCAGCGTTATTACTCTGCCAGGCAAAAAAGTAGCTGCCATTAAAATTGAAGGTTTATTTGGCGATTCAGAATTGGAAGAGGGCGCATTTGGCTCTGTAACAGAAGGCTCGGTTTCTGGCCTAGACGTTAGCACATTAGAAGTTAGGGAGAAAAAATAA
- a CDS encoding DUF4810 domain-containing protein, with protein sequence MINKRIVIITMALLLLGGCGATSQYKWGNYESNMFEYYHEPGRKDKAVSDHLKMVASPVAQGQRLAPGMLAEAGTFYMEQGDLAKAIEYYQLEKAAWPESTKLMDALIENLQEKVGPK encoded by the coding sequence ATGATAAATAAGCGCATTGTAATAATAACTATGGCGCTGCTGTTATTGGGGGGTTGCGGCGCAACTTCCCAATACAAGTGGGGCAACTACGAAAGCAATATGTTTGAGTACTACCACGAACCCGGCCGCAAAGATAAAGCCGTGTCCGATCACTTAAAAATGGTTGCCTCCCCCGTAGCGCAAGGCCAAAGGCTAGCGCCAGGTATGCTTGCAGAAGCCGGTACTTTTTATATGGAACAGGGCGATTTAGCCAAAGCCATTGAATACTATCAATTAGAAAAAGCAGCATGGCCAGAAAGTACAAAACTCATGGACGCGCTAATTGAAAACTTACAAGAAAAGGTAGGGCCTAAATAA
- a CDS encoding DUF799 domain-containing protein produces the protein MLQLYSRLTRVSLIVLGAVFFYGCASTNSGPRAMTEFEQLRPTSILVVPVVNKSVDVEAPTYMLTTLPMVLGNRGYYVFPINTVKTILDHEGFYEPAEVHAQPPESLAAMFGADCILYVTIHEWTSQYILLATTTIVDFEYRLVNSDGHQFWHARKKLHYSPQNNDTGNPLANLVGAAISAALERAKPNYLPLTRQANGEVFLYNGTAIPPGPYSPKYQTYYSQFDVAPATNKTTEEQKTAPAAQ, from the coding sequence ATGTTGCAACTTTATTCTCGCCTTACTCGAGTAAGCTTAATTGTATTGGGGGCTGTATTTTTTTATGGCTGTGCATCTACAAATTCCGGCCCGCGCGCCATGACTGAATTTGAACAGTTGCGGCCAACATCTATTTTAGTGGTACCCGTTGTTAATAAATCGGTAGATGTAGAAGCGCCCACGTACATGTTAACCACCTTACCCATGGTGTTAGGCAATAGGGGTTACTATGTGTTCCCTATTAACACGGTAAAAACTATTTTAGATCACGAAGGTTTTTACGAGCCAGCCGAAGTACACGCTCAGCCACCCGAAAGCCTAGCTGCTATGTTTGGCGCCGACTGTATTTTGTATGTGACCATTCACGAATGGACCTCGCAGTACATATTACTAGCTACAACTACCATTGTTGATTTTGAGTACCGCTTAGTAAATAGTGATGGTCACCAATTTTGGCACGCCAGAAAAAAACTACACTATTCACCACAAAATAATGATACTGGTAACCCGTTAGCTAATTTAGTGGGGGCCGCAATTTCTGCAGCGCTTGAACGCGCCAAGCCCAATTACTTGCCATTAACGCGTCAGGCAAACGGCGAAGTATTTTTGTACAACGGTACCGCAATACCACCTGGGCCATATTCGCCCAAGTATCAAACTTACTATTCGCAATTTGATGTAGCCCCAGCTACAAATAAAACAACTGAAGAGCAAAAAACGGCCCCCGCAGCACAATAG
- a CDS encoding TonB-dependent receptor plug domain-containing protein, translated as MIGITGRTLPPHRIPKGILLSLFIGAFSQTAYTSENDPLFELSLEELLQIKVVTAASGYEQKLADAPGSVTVITKHEWQAAGARALEDVLDMVPGVHISKTTTGLVANKAVIRGISGTFGQQVLVLIDGVPIKYRQDSGQTVGSRIALAGFERVEVVRSPGSAIYGADAVGGVINLVSNKQLDNTLTLRTGEYNTHDIEWTHQHNFEEGVWRITAAHQRSDDDPDKIATDDLQTVFDNIFGTDASQAPGRVDERYAIDQINAQLDWHKLSLQVHYWNNSDKGVGSGVAAALDNKGTASLTDTQFNASYNLYNDAQQSLAFNGAYNKQQSRTFLYVFPAGTQLPIGADGNIDFNEPVNVVTFTDGYIGTPGNNASATDVNATYLVHLGKHDTRVQIGYQTQSYKAVERKNFGPSIIDGSQTVVDGTLTDVSNTPYVYIPPSDRDLTYLSIEDTWQISSDFRASLGMRYDQYSDVGSTFNPRINLQWQASKNITFNTYGGTAFRAPSFTELYAQNNPAGVGNPSLKPEKARTFQSGINSTIRFNKSTDVTVNIYQYKINNIIEFVSQAESGIQLASNTGEQAGWGSELIANWQFDKKLLIKGHYSYLDARDKFDNRLSDVPVHTFYIQGHYKLATHWQLFAKSKWLSERSRKPGDPREALEGYNITSLNLAWAQSRYSAALSISNAFDTDAREPSTGSLPDDYPLSGRHAMLSVSYSY; from the coding sequence ATGATCGGAATAACAGGCCGTACACTCCCACCACACCGTATACCTAAGGGCATACTGCTCTCCCTGTTTATTGGTGCATTCAGCCAAACCGCCTACACAAGCGAAAACGACCCACTATTTGAGCTAAGCCTAGAAGAATTACTCCAAATTAAAGTGGTTACTGCAGCTTCGGGCTACGAACAAAAGCTTGCGGACGCGCCAGGCTCGGTGACGGTGATTACCAAGCACGAATGGCAAGCCGCCGGCGCCCGCGCGCTAGAAGACGTTTTGGATATGGTACCCGGTGTGCACATAAGCAAAACGACAACAGGCTTAGTTGCAAACAAAGCTGTCATACGCGGTATTTCTGGCACATTTGGCCAACAGGTACTCGTATTAATAGATGGCGTACCCATTAAATACCGCCAAGATTCAGGCCAAACCGTCGGCAGCCGTATAGCCCTAGCCGGCTTTGAGCGTGTTGAAGTTGTGCGCAGCCCTGGCTCGGCCATTTATGGCGCTGATGCTGTGGGCGGTGTAATCAACCTTGTGTCAAATAAACAATTAGATAACACCCTTACCCTGCGCACGGGTGAATACAACACACACGACATAGAGTGGACGCACCAACACAACTTTGAAGAAGGCGTATGGCGTATCACAGCAGCACACCAACGCAGTGATGACGACCCCGATAAAATCGCCACAGACGATTTGCAAACTGTGTTTGATAATATATTCGGTACCGATGCCAGCCAGGCACCGGGAAGAGTAGATGAACGCTACGCAATAGATCAAATTAACGCACAGCTAGATTGGCATAAGTTAAGTTTACAAGTTCACTACTGGAACAATAGCGACAAGGGGGTGGGAAGTGGCGTTGCAGCAGCCTTAGATAACAAAGGTACCGCCAGCCTAACCGATACCCAATTTAATGCCAGTTATAACCTGTATAACGATGCACAGCAATCGCTAGCGTTTAACGGCGCCTACAACAAACAGCAATCGCGCACATTCTTATATGTTTTTCCTGCGGGCACTCAATTGCCCATAGGCGCAGATGGCAATATTGATTTTAACGAGCCGGTTAACGTTGTTACATTTACCGATGGCTATATAGGCACCCCAGGCAACAATGCTAGCGCTACCGATGTAAACGCCACTTATCTTGTACACTTAGGCAAACACGATACCCGTGTTCAGATTGGCTACCAAACACAATCCTACAAAGCCGTAGAGCGCAAAAATTTCGGCCCCAGCATTATAGATGGCAGCCAAACCGTGGTAGACGGAACGCTGACTGATGTGAGCAATACACCTTACGTTTATATTCCACCATCTGATCGAGATTTAACATACCTATCGATTGAAGATACTTGGCAAATTAGTAGTGACTTTCGCGCCTCTCTTGGCATGCGCTACGACCAGTATTCCGACGTTGGCAGCACCTTTAACCCGCGTATAAATTTGCAATGGCAAGCATCAAAAAATATTACATTTAACACCTATGGCGGCACCGCCTTTAGAGCGCCATCGTTTACAGAGTTGTACGCGCAAAACAACCCAGCAGGCGTAGGTAACCCCAGCTTAAAGCCCGAAAAAGCGCGCACTTTTCAAAGCGGTATTAACAGCACTATACGCTTCAATAAATCGACTGATGTAACCGTTAATATTTACCAATACAAAATAAACAATATTATTGAATTTGTAAGCCAAGCAGAAAGCGGCATTCAACTGGCCAGCAATACCGGTGAACAGGCCGGTTGGGGTTCAGAGTTAATCGCCAATTGGCAATTTGATAAAAAATTGCTCATTAAAGGCCATTACAGCTACTTAGATGCGCGTGATAAATTCGATAACCGTTTATCCGATGTCCCGGTACATACCTTTTATATTCAAGGCCACTATAAACTCGCAACCCACTGGCAGCTATTTGCGAAAAGTAAATGGCTATCTGAACGCTCGCGTAAACCTGGCGACCCACGCGAAGCGCTAGAAGGCTACAACATAACGTCGTTAAATCTTGCTTGGGCACAATCACGCTATAGCGCTGCCTTGAGCATAAGCAACGCTTTTGACACAGACGCTCGCGAGCCAAGTACAGGCAGCCTGCCAGATGATTACCCATTATCTGGTAGGCATGCAATGCTTTCTGTTAGCTATAGCTATTGA
- a CDS encoding glycosyltransferase family 2 protein: MSALEKTITVVIPLYNKAAHIVDTLKSILRQTTLPEEIIIVDDGSTDNSVKTLESFLAGVRARCDIRIIKQKNGGVSKARNTGIQHAKSNFIALLDADDSWAPDYLAEIKVLMGSFPDAGAYATNYYKLEGDKFIVPKIRFTKNGKHTGIMDDYFEIAARGDLPFMTSSICIRRSVLLYLGGFPEGEPMGEDQDVWAKLSLESSIAYSHKRVSHYHLDATNRACNSNAPKEECPFSKRLKMAVQVNQVKPSLRRHVLAYTATHLLHLAKQQIELGGFTEAENLLADERCSLLMLKKLRLKTKLAAYKMRGLVGRLVA; encoded by the coding sequence ATGTCGGCACTAGAAAAAACAATTACAGTTGTTATTCCCCTTTATAACAAAGCTGCACATATTGTTGATACGCTTAAATCAATATTGCGACAAACTACACTACCAGAAGAAATTATTATTGTTGACGACGGTTCTACCGACAACAGTGTAAAAACATTAGAAAGCTTTTTGGCTGGTGTACGAGCAAGGTGTGACATACGTATCATTAAACAGAAAAATGGTGGCGTTTCGAAGGCGAGAAATACCGGTATACAACACGCGAAAAGTAATTTTATTGCGCTATTAGATGCAGATGACAGTTGGGCGCCAGATTATTTAGCCGAAATTAAGGTGTTAATGGGCAGCTTTCCCGATGCCGGAGCCTATGCTACTAACTACTATAAGTTAGAGGGCGATAAATTTATTGTTCCAAAAATACGGTTTACCAAAAATGGCAAACATACAGGTATTATGGATGATTATTTCGAGATTGCGGCACGTGGTGATTTACCCTTTATGACATCGTCAATCTGTATTCGTCGCTCTGTGCTATTGTACTTAGGTGGCTTTCCAGAGGGGGAGCCAATGGGAGAGGATCAAGACGTTTGGGCTAAATTAAGTTTAGAAAGCTCAATTGCCTATAGTCATAAGCGAGTATCGCACTACCATTTGGATGCAACTAATCGTGCGTGCAACAGTAATGCACCTAAAGAAGAGTGCCCATTTAGCAAACGTTTAAAAATGGCGGTACAGGTCAACCAGGTTAAACCAAGCTTAAGGCGTCATGTGCTTGCTTATACAGCTACCCATCTATTGCATCTTGCTAAACAACAAATAGAATTAGGGGGCTTTACAGAGGCAGAAAATTTACTCGCGGATGAACGTTGTAGCTTACTTATGCTTAAAAAATTGCGACTAAAAACTAAATTAGCGGCGTACAAAATGCGCGGCTTGGTAGGGCGTTTGGTGGCTTAA
- a CDS encoding polysaccharide pyruvyl transferase family protein encodes MTTYLNGYYGMLNSGDDALMQATAWGAEKYLGAKDFLISTPRPITLADNKKVAATLTSKQMFKGENRIRQYFASAKSNQIVFGGGSVLHNSHDINQKRHFIKLSNKNNALALGVGLGPFASSDAEQACAKFLLECEYVGVRDKASFDMAKSLAPEANVALTFDLAPLLLLNESVSFSTEDRSGVCFCLCPSERLKNNLAAENARLQQIANAIISVYRQTGEPITMLDFNGHATLGDEQVHRALMALLPSNIPVKHVAYNPNPLQVMQLLAGFKCVVGMRLHASILAYLVNTPVVSLNYHSKCKGWCEQIGLAEHLQFDTGDIDAAQLAGAICLGLSTGFTAPTLPVENAIAKSLKNWRA; translated from the coding sequence ATGACAACTTATTTAAATGGTTACTATGGCATGTTAAACAGTGGCGACGACGCCCTTATGCAAGCCACTGCGTGGGGCGCAGAAAAATACCTGGGCGCAAAAGATTTTTTAATTAGCACGCCAAGACCAATTACTTTGGCCGATAATAAAAAGGTTGCCGCAACACTTACCAGCAAACAAATGTTTAAAGGCGAAAATAGAATTCGCCAGTATTTCGCCTCTGCAAAATCTAATCAAATTGTATTTGGTGGTGGATCGGTACTGCATAATAGTCACGATATTAATCAGAAGCGTCACTTTATTAAATTGTCTAACAAGAATAATGCGTTGGCATTGGGTGTTGGTTTAGGGCCGTTTGCAAGTAGTGATGCAGAGCAGGCTTGTGCAAAGTTTTTACTCGAATGTGAATACGTTGGTGTGCGCGATAAAGCAAGCTTTGATATGGCAAAATCTCTCGCCCCCGAGGCAAATGTTGCACTTACTTTTGATTTAGCGCCTTTACTCTTACTTAATGAAAGCGTTTCGTTTAGTACAGAGGATCGGTCTGGTGTGTGTTTCTGCTTGTGCCCAAGTGAGCGCCTAAAAAATAATCTGGCTGCAGAAAACGCTCGTTTACAGCAAATTGCCAACGCCATTATTAGTGTGTATCGCCAAACCGGTGAGCCAATAACCATGCTTGATTTTAATGGGCATGCCACATTGGGCGATGAGCAAGTTCACCGCGCATTAATGGCTTTGCTACCATCTAATATTCCGGTTAAACATGTTGCCTATAACCCAAACCCGTTGCAGGTTATGCAATTACTCGCTGGCTTTAAGTGTGTAGTGGGTATGCGATTACACGCAAGCATTCTTGCCTACTTAGTTAATACACCGGTTGTTTCTCTAAATTATCACAGTAAATGTAAAGGCTGGTGCGAACAAATAGGTTTAGCAGAGCATTTGCAATTTGATACTGGCGATATAGATGCAGCGCAATTGGCTGGCGCTATTTGCTTGGGGTTGAGCACTGGTTTTACTGCGCCAACATTGCCAGTAGAAAATGCGATAGCTAAATCTTTGAAAAATTGGAGGGCGTAA
- a CDS encoding O-antigen ligase family protein, whose translation MAQRLLDRLSAEEYLVFYALAFTYPVYMIGGLYVLGSLIGWLVLAVFLLKVYLLGAKYFGVNPLLKISPIAWIWVLGMLVMLLALLVAHIDRQLGTGLTIKSSIGWAKGWALLALFPVLGSMISIRPAVIARGCCIAAASAIPFAALGIVAYVVGLPGDLFLSPLKAIGGPGEVFQVRLFGMNPETGMARWQFTGPWAPAAGLLSCFYLILCMQEKNVRWRCAGIFGAFVMCMLCQSRAGWAIFFAIVPIMIVLGNLKNPLSWVAMGVVLPVLVLLGEPVYNWVMDSYQQVKESRPGSTRVRGTLARLAVQRWQNEAPIWGHGVVERGPKIVEHMPIGTHHSWYGLLFVKGIVGLLALAIPLALTSIYLLWLAQRSKIALTALGVCVITVSYSFFENLEILAYLYWPASLWLGISLAPGASKKECTHCK comes from the coding sequence ATGGCACAGAGACTACTTGATCGCCTTAGTGCTGAAGAATACTTAGTATTTTATGCCCTAGCGTTTACCTACCCTGTTTATATGATCGGCGGGCTTTACGTATTGGGTTCGCTAATTGGTTGGCTTGTACTGGCAGTATTTTTGCTCAAGGTTTATCTGCTGGGTGCAAAATATTTTGGCGTTAACCCACTATTAAAAATTTCGCCCATAGCGTGGATCTGGGTGTTAGGCATGTTGGTAATGCTGTTAGCGCTTTTGGTTGCCCATATAGATCGCCAATTAGGTACAGGCTTAACAATTAAATCGTCCATCGGTTGGGCAAAAGGTTGGGCGTTGCTCGCATTATTTCCTGTGTTGGGCAGCATGATATCTATTCGGCCAGCAGTAATAGCGCGCGGGTGTTGTATCGCAGCGGCCAGCGCAATTCCGTTTGCGGCGTTGGGAATTGTTGCTTATGTAGTGGGTTTGCCGGGCGACTTATTTTTATCGCCACTTAAAGCAATAGGTGGGCCCGGCGAAGTATTTCAGGTGCGCTTGTTTGGTATGAACCCAGAAACTGGTATGGCACGTTGGCAATTTACCGGCCCTTGGGCACCTGCTGCGGGCCTATTAAGCTGCTTTTATCTCATATTGTGTATGCAAGAAAAAAATGTTCGTTGGCGCTGTGCAGGAATATTTGGTGCATTTGTAATGTGTATGTTGTGTCAGTCCCGCGCTGGCTGGGCAATATTTTTTGCCATTGTGCCCATTATGATTGTGCTGGGTAATTTAAAAAACCCGTTGTCCTGGGTGGCAATGGGGGTTGTTTTACCGGTTTTAGTTTTATTGGGCGAGCCAGTTTATAACTGGGTAATGGATTCCTATCAGCAAGTAAAAGAAAGTCGCCCTGGGTCCACTCGAGTACGTGGCACTTTGGCGCGCTTGGCCGTACAGCGCTGGCAAAACGAAGCACCTATATGGGGGCACGGTGTGGTCGAGCGCGGCCCCAAAATTGTAGAGCATATGCCTATTGGCACTCATCACAGTTGGTACGGTTTGCTATTTGTTAAAGGCATTGTGGGTTTATTGGCTTTGGCAATACCGCTTGCGCTAACAAGTATTTATTTATTGTGGTTGGCACAGCGCTCAAAAATTGCATTAACCGCATTGGGTGTTTGTGTAATTACCGTGAGCTATAGCTTTTTCGAAAATTTAGAAATACTAGCGTATTTATATTGGCCTGCCTCTTTATGGTTGGGCATATCTTTGGCACCGGGCGCTTCGAAAAAAGAATGCACCCACTGTAAGTAA
- a CDS encoding GumC family protein, producing MTMNTLPVPVTPRDYIRRKLWQLRSFRYLWVALFFYALIVAVVLLYLSRAPIYASAMSVVLPGSGSSSSFSIDQVGQANQSTRTPFGSAAFSPLVNYKEILKSREVMRGAAEKLNVQSPLLTPPRVELRERTSILFIHVDGGSPASAQAYAEALYESFQEALDRLREDEIIRRDSGVERVLAQYRNKVAATRQAIVEFQQRALLISQDQVAQLMNSQSALQNKRMTSHSELRKTEDYVNQLSIDLAISPALVGQAFKLQSDAEFRGYLRELDDSAMKLAEYSSTWGYKHPKVVAQQARYDGVKESLLTRSKKVVGIQIADALHGMDLQSAPQRADLFSSLLDTYARLQGLKAEISDMDISEQKLADRMKIYSREAAELERLEREHALAEAVYTSAAAKLEAGKSDIFASYPAVQILSIPSYPDKPKSPNTGIAIAIGGLGILFITFGLFTLWHRDYLIALVLKNT from the coding sequence ATGACAATGAATACGCTGCCTGTTCCTGTTACGCCGCGCGATTACATTCGACGTAAGTTGTGGCAACTGCGTAGTTTTCGCTACCTGTGGGTTGCCTTATTTTTTTACGCGTTAATTGTTGCTGTTGTTTTACTTTACCTGTCGCGCGCGCCTATCTATGCCAGTGCTATGTCTGTGGTGCTACCTGGCTCGGGTTCGTCCAGCAGCTTTAGCATCGATCAAGTAGGGCAAGCGAACCAAAGCACACGTACCCCGTTTGGTAGCGCAGCGTTTAGCCCGCTTGTGAATTACAAAGAAATTCTAAAAAGCCGCGAAGTAATGCGCGGCGCAGCCGAAAAGTTAAACGTGCAATCCCCCTTGCTAACCCCGCCGCGCGTAGAACTGCGTGAGCGCACATCAATTTTGTTTATTCATGTAGATGGCGGCTCACCGGCGAGTGCTCAGGCTTATGCGGAGGCGCTATACGAATCGTTTCAAGAAGCCTTAGATCGCTTGCGCGAAGACGAAATTATTCGTCGCGATAGCGGAGTAGAGCGCGTGCTAGCGCAATACCGCAATAAGGTGGCCGCTACGCGTCAAGCTATTGTGGAGTTTCAACAGCGCGCTTTACTTATTTCGCAAGACCAAGTCGCTCAGTTGATGAATTCGCAAAGTGCTTTACAGAATAAAAGAATGACTAGTCATTCGGAATTGCGCAAAACAGAAGACTATGTAAACCAATTGAGTATCGATTTAGCTATTTCGCCAGCACTGGTTGGGCAAGCTTTCAAATTGCAAAGTGACGCAGAATTCAGAGGTTACCTACGCGAACTGGATGATAGCGCGATGAAACTCGCCGAATATTCCTCTACCTGGGGCTACAAGCACCCTAAAGTAGTTGCACAGCAAGCGCGTTACGACGGCGTAAAAGAATCGCTGTTGACCCGTAGTAAAAAAGTAGTGGGTATTCAAATAGCAGATGCTCTGCACGGTATGGATTTGCAAAGTGCGCCGCAACGTGCAGATTTATTCTCATCTTTGCTTGATACATATGCGCGTTTGCAAGGTCTAAAAGCAGAAATTAGCGATATGGATATAAGCGAGCAAAAATTAGCAGACCGTATGAAAATATATTCTCGCGAAGCCGCCGAGCTAGAGCGATTAGAGCGCGAACACGCATTGGCGGAAGCCGTTTATACCTCTGCGGCCGCAAAATTAGAGGCAGGTAAATCAGATATTTTTGCTTCGTACCCCGCCGTGCAAATTTTATCTATTCCTTCTTATCCAGATAAGCCTAAGAGCCCAAATACTGGCATTGCAATTGCAATAGGTGGATTAGGTATTTTATTTATCACGTTTGGATTATTTACGTTATGGCACAGAGACTACTTGATCGCCTTAGTGCTGAAGAATACTTAG